The genome window CATCGAAATGGGTATATATGGCTTATGGTTCCCCATTGcttattgtggtgcctttggagggagagaaatagtcgGTGCTTTGAAGATAAGGAGAGATCCATATCAGATTTGaagctatttttctttagaacatTAATGGATTGGTTGGCTGCTTTGCGGAACCAATCCTTTCCAtcctttcttgatttcttagattcttgtaatttttgttcttgattgtttgaccccttgtacactccctgtgtactagggtgttccATTTTTTTGAGATCAATAaacttttacttatcaaaaaaaaaaatgatttgagaAATTGTCTCTCAACTAATCCAATAGAATAGTATATTACAGTCTTTAGATAACAGGGTACCGGGTAGattttcaatcttttctctACAATAACATTTAGAACAAATTCTTTCTTTCCTGTGTTAACAGTCAGCAAAGACAACTTTCCAAGCCCAAGACTGTGTAACCAAGAGAGACAAAAGGATCAAGTCTATTTCCAACATGAAAAAGATACATACATGCATATCCAAGGCAGTCTATGTACCCATGAGAgaaccattcaaaaaaaaaaagatgtatatTTCTGCAAGCAAACTAAAGTCCCACACACACCACCCAAAATTCATATGTTACACATGCATCCGGTGGGCCATGAACAACCCTCCATCCTATTCGTACGGGTGGAGGAGCTAACATTGgagctagagctcattagcACAAGCAAACTAATTCCAAAATATTGCTACAATATACAAAATGctatagctatatatatatatatatatatatcagggACGGACCTAGGTGGGGGCCCGGACCCCCGcgggtccaaaaaaaaaattttttagttataatatttttcatttatatatatatatcagggACGGACCCAGGTGGGGGCCTGGACCCCCCCTGaaccaaaaatatttcttttttttagttataatatttttctttttcttttttgttaggCCCCTTCCAAAACTTTAGACCCCCTTTCTCCACAATAAGCTTAACTAGCCTCACCCAAATAACAACTATCCAACCAAAAAACTAAacagaaacaataaaaaattcacaatagtgattgtattttagcaaaaaaaacaaaaaaaaaaaaaaaactattttaccaccaaagaaccaaaaaatcatgtgttattggagaaactaaaactaaattttttacagTTACAGTAAATTGGTATAAATATCAATTGACTGTAGCAAgttgtcaaaaataaaatataatatttcattaaaattatattttttccatcaattaaaaaactcaaattctctcactttctttattattttaatgaattgtttatattattttaaatgaagttattaaaaaaaaaaaaaaatagaacatttgatattggatgtattgtaaagtaaggtggtaaaatagataaagtaactttttgaagtgttaaaagctaaaatttttagcaccaccaatgtAAATACTCTAACTTCAACaacagcaaccaaaaaaaaaattctagccaGCTGccagcctagtattaaaaaaagacattattttgttttcgtttgtctttgttggtaaataattgcatcttaatgtatttagaaacaatgattttgagtatatataatttttttaatattatatagatgcctatttggagtttttttttttttttttttttcctttatactAAAATCCTAGGTCCatccctaatatatatataatttcggGATAAATAAGGAAGATGAATGCAATAATTGAAtcatgattcttttttttttcatgtattgCCATTAATTGAAATCAATTCATCCACTAACAGAAAGAACAACCTGAATTTAAACCAGCTGAAAGTACTCCAGATGCAGCCGAATTAGCAACAGCATCATAGTGGGATGTATCACCTCTAATCTACTGAAAATAAACATGGCTCATAGATTAGGCACCAGTTACAAGCATGCCCCCAACAGATCAAGTTAAAGAATCCTCTCATGAAGAGATATATATATCTCATCAAAAGATTTTAACAGGTAGCGTGAAAAGAAATCATACCACAGCTCCAATACATAAAATTGCATGATATTTTTGTGACTTCCCTAGCCTTTCTGCAACAACACCAATTTCAAAACTACCAGGAACCCAGACAACCTGATggagaaagtgaagaaaataaTCGTGCCTTGTTAAGTTTGCTCGTGCAAAATCAAAACTATTGACCAAGCTAACAATCACAGGGCATAAAACCCCTGTAAGCTTTGATGCATTTATACACAAAGCCAGGAATAATTTATCATAAGTAATCAAATAGGTGAGCAATGtacctaaataaaaatatcatgaaATGCGTCTAAAATGTGCAATGCTAAGATATGGCACAAGAGATCttcacttttaaaaataaaaaaaaaaagttatctaaCTTTAATATTTCAGGAAGAGCAAAGCTGAACCATGTGTTTAGGATTGAAACTGACCAAAAGGAAATGGATTGGCATCTATTGTGAAGCCCACAAGAAGAGATTCAGCAtccaaagaataagaaattaaagtaTTATGATCAGCAATGCATCAGAACattgaaattgaaatagagtatGAATGAAAGGTTTGCTTATGAGCAAAGGTACTTACCCATGAGCATTTAATTGTGCAGTAAGATAACACAGAGGTTTAGAGGAGAATATTCTCAAACCTCAACAAACATTTTTCATTATAACTAGAATAGTAGAATGTGGCTGTTCTGTTGATATTTGCTTCTCATCTTaaccttaaaatatatataaatctttgcTAGCAACAACAATAACTATTATTATCGAAACTACTtccttgataaaaaaaaaaattttggggagggGGGGAATAGAATACttgtacaaaaaaagaaagaaacaattaCAAGGAACACAGTCCCAGGTAAGGGTGGCAATTGGTGTTAGTAGGTCATGTTCGTGTCAAGACAAGGGCATTTGAATACATAGTCTTAGGTAAGGGTGGCAATTGGTGTTAGCAGGTGGGTCAGATTCCTCAGGTTCCTGCTCAGCCCTAACTTGACCCATTTATTAAGGGGGTTGACAGGACATGACCTATTTAAACCCATTTAATACACCgtctaagaaaaataaagtgaaaagagagttttttaccttttgttttgggtaaaaggGTTAGGAActttagaattttaattgaagaattTATCGATAtaaccattaaaatttttttaattacttgattatatttagaattcaaatttatgttagataaaaatcaaatttatttatatgaatcAGGTCATTTCGGGTCAAGCAAGTCAACATGGAATTGACCTATTTATAAATCATGTCAAAGCAGTTGACTCACTTTGACACAAACCCTTTTACACCAAACACTAATCCACAAAAAATTGTCATGTTCACGAGTTGTGTCAAACATTGCCAACCCTAGTTCCAGGCCCCAGGCTGCTGCACACACAAAGTACCACCATACAATCAGAACAAAACTAGAATGACAGGCTAAGCCACTGCAAGAATTCATCAACTTGATAGCCAAGAACCAAATCTACTGGTCAGATTACGTATTGAGTATAGATATAAATACCCCATTTACAACATAAAACCCTATTCAGAATTGAGTTACAAACCTGATGACTGTATTAACCTAAGATCTTACAATTAGCCACAGAAATTAAGATAAATATACAAAGGTCACTTTCCACAAGTGTCAGAAATAATATATCACAGCAATGAGTAAAACATCAGCAACAGTAGCAGGAGGAGGAGGGTGAGGAGGAGGAATACAAACACACGCATAGTTGCACAAGGACACAAAGATAATAAAAGCTGTGATATATAATAGTTGGTTCTAATGTAAAGTGGCTACAGGAACATGACATACATCGACGTTCTCTTCTGAAACGGAGTAATTTTTGAAAGTTGACAAAGCTCCCTCTAACAGCTGCTTCGTGATAATTTCATTAAACCGGGCCACAACCTTCAACaatcaaaaatttcaatcaaacaaaGAGAATTTTTTGCCCACCAGAACAGAACAGAACAGAACATACCATTACCATACATCATTCCATAATTGAAACTAACTCTCAAAATTACATATACAATATGAGTAACCGACCACAGCAAAGCGAAGACCCTGAGTTCTGGTGACAGAACCCATCAGATGCCGAACAGCAGCCGTTTGTGCAAACGACAACTGCTCCTTCCTCTCAACGGCATAGCA of Quercus lobata isolate SW786 chromosome 8, ValleyOak3.0 Primary Assembly, whole genome shotgun sequence contains these proteins:
- the LOC115955998 gene encoding 6,7-dimethyl-8-ribityllumazine synthase, chloroplastic-like, whose product is MKMASFASTECFLPLYQSRLTPAHYQQNGTSAILHLNCKSKKSLSFLSSSSFSTQGTSLCYAVERKEQLSFAQTAAVRHLMGSVTRTQGLRFAVVVARFNEIITKQLLEGALSTFKNYSVSEENVDVVWVPGSFEIGVVAERLGKSQKYHAILCIGAVIRGDTSHYDAVANSAASGVLSAGLNSGVPCIFGVLTCEDMEQALNRAGGKSGNKGSETALTAIEMASLFEHHLK